In one window of Henckelia pumila isolate YLH828 chromosome 1, ASM3356847v2, whole genome shotgun sequence DNA:
- the LOC140861374 gene encoding uncharacterized protein yields MAANSQQFGTNRNDSAPRRNNEVNATGVFPEPPQQKYDPYSNTYNPGWKDHPNMNGNPPMNQSSTQAYRPTYPPQPQRPQVPMRAINRLEAQNSSSLPSQTVVNPKENVSAITLNSGKELKICEEAVQQPVEDEDDKESKVEENDKIHEAPRALKEPRRDEGIKGIYEIFRRCDVNIPLLDAIKQVPRYAKFLKELCTVKRKHKLKGCKKFELGEQMADRSTIYPRGLLEDVLVQVDNLAFPADFYVLDMNKNDLNSPILLGRPLLKTTKSIIDVNNGTLTMEFDREVVKFHIFDTLQIPDCESVVNNLDVINHLSQEHKKVVNEDKVKEVIARPIDNFTAEIFCSDLKVPKKAKKRNQRPKITAKLHK; encoded by the exons ATGGCTgcaaattctcagcaatttggcacaaACAGGAATGATTCTGCACCCAGAAGGAAtaacgag GTCAATGCTACTGGCGTATTTCCTGAACCACCACAGCAGAAGTATGATCCTTACTCtaacacatacaatccaggtTGGAAAGATCACCCCAATATGAATGGAAACCCACCAATGAATCAATCGAGTACTCAAGCTTATAGGCCAACCTATCCTCCACAGCCACAGCGTCCTCAAGTTCCAATGCGTG CAATAAACAGGTTGGAGGCACAAAATTCTAGCAGCTTACCATCACAGACAGTGGTGAATCCGAAGGAGAATGTTAGTGCAATCACCTTGAATAGTGGAAAGGAGTTGAAGATTTGTGAAGAGGCGGTTCAACAACCGGTAGAGGATGAAGATGATAAGGAATCTAAGGTGGAGGAGAATGATAAAATTCACGAGgcaccaagag CATTGAAAGAGCCTAGGAGGGATGAAGGAATTAAGGGgatttatgaaatttttcgtagatgtgaTGTAAATATTCCTTTGTTAGATGCTATCAAACAAGTCCCTcgttatgctaaatttttaaaagaattgtgTACTGTGAAGAGAAAACACAAACTGAAGGGGTGTAAGAAAtttgaattgggagaacag atggctgatagatctactaTTTATCCTAGGGGTCTGTTAGAAGATGTTCTTGTGCAAGTTGACAATTTGGCCTTTCCTGCTGATTTCTATGTTCTTGACATGAACAAAAATGATttgaatagtcctattttgttaggaagACCACTTCTTAAAACAACAAAGTCCATCATAGATGTTAACAATGGCACTCTCACTATGGAGTTTGATAGGGAGGTTGTtaagtttcatatttttgataccctgcAAATTCCTGattgtgaaagtgttgttaataatCTTGATGTCATTAATCACTTGTCGCAAGAACACAAGAAGGTTGTGAATGAGGATAAAGTTAAGGAGGTTATTGCAAGACCTATTGATAATTTTACTGCTGAAATTTTTTGTTCTGATCTGAAGGTACCAAAGAAAGCGAAGAAGAGAAATCAAAGACCAAAAATTACTGCAAAACTGCACAAGTAG